In the genome of Devosia rhizoryzae, the window CGATCCAGAGCTCGTCCTTGTTGGAGGCCAAAGCATAAAGGCGCTCGCCATTGGAGACGTCGATCGTCGTGTCGCCCGTGCCATGCGCGACCAGCACTGGCTCGGCGACGTCGGCGATCCACTCGTCATTGCGGTATTGATCCTGCATGACCATGGTCACCGGCAGGAACGGGTAGCGTTCTCCGGCTACCGTCACCGCCGACAAAAACGGCGTTTCGAGCAGCAGCGCTTTGGCGTCGCGTTGGCTCGCGACATAGGTTGCCGGGCCCGAGCCGAGCGAACGGCCCCAGATCAGGAGCGGAACGTTCTTTGTTGCGGCAAAGTCGAAGGCCGCGAGAGCGTCTTCGAGGACATTGGCTTCGGAAATGTCGCCGGGGGAGGCCGGGAAGCCGCGGTAATCGAAGGCAAGGAAGCCATAGCCATCGGCGACGAACTGCTCGAAGCGCTCGTGCTCGGCGGAGAAACTTTGCGAGTTGCCCTTGTAGTAGACGATCAGCGGCATGCCCGCGCGTGGCGCCTGATACCAGCCGTTGACCACGCTTTCGCCGGTGTTGATGGCAACCTGTTCGGCACCGCTGAGCAAGGTCGAGGTCAGGGCAGTGACATCGCCGGTCGCGTCGTATTGGAGCGCCCGCTGGTTGACGAACATATAGCCGACGATGCCGGCATAGGCGACGACCAGCAGCAGGACCAGAGCAACAAGACCACGGCGCAACAGTTTCACGGGAGCTTCCTCAAGCGAACTCGCCCCGCTTCTAGCCTAGTCGATCACAGTTCGGAAATGGTCTTGTCCAAGGCCTGTTTGAAGACTTCGTCCGGCTGGGCGCCGGAAAGCGCATATTTTTCGCCGAAGACGAAGAAGGGAACGCCGCGGATGCCTTGCTGCGCGGCGCTGGTGGCAAGTTCTGCGGTGATCGAGAGTTCGTTCTCGTCGTTGATGGCGTCCAAAGCATCGCCACGATCCCAGCCGAACTCGACGGCAATGTCAGCGAGGACATTGTCGTCGTTGATCTGCCGGTGCTCGAGGAAATAGGCGTCGGCGATGGCATTGGCCAATTCATGCTGGTTGCCATTGGCTTTGGAGAGGCGGGTGATCGTATGCGCCTTGGCCGTGTTGAACATGCGCGGCTGCTGGCTGAGGTCGAGGTCGATCCCGGCCTTGCGCGCCTCGCCTTCAACGCGCTCCCACATCTCGCTCGGCTCTTTGCCGTATTTTTCCTTGAGCATCTGACCCACGTCGACGCCTTCCGGCGGAACGTTGGGATCGAGATAGAAGGGGTGGTTTTCGAAGATCACGTCGACATCGTCGGGCAGGGCGGCCAAGGCCTGATCGAGCCGCGCCGAGCCGACGAGGCACCAGGGGCAGACGACATCGGTGAACACATCGATCTTGAGTTGCTTGGTCATCTGCGCACTTTCGGAAAAACGAAACTCCCGCCCAGATGGAACTCTGGACGGGAGGAAACAAGAGGGCACTTGGGGGTAAGTGTGCCTTAAGCTGCCGGGGCAGGAGCGGGCTGCTGAGCCTGCATCAGGGCGAATGGCGGGGAGTAGGCGACGGCAAGAGCGAGGCCCATCACGGCGCTGAAACCGACGATTGCCAGGGTCGGCGACATCAGCAGGGCAGCCGGGGTCGACACCTTGCCGATGCGCACCATGCCGGCCAAGGTCACGAGAAACAGGGCAGAGCACAAGATACTGAGCTGCAGGCTATCAAGCGGCGGCGTGATGTAGGGCAGGAGAATATAGGCAGCGATGATGGCGGTGAGCCAGACCAGCGGAGCGCGATCATTGGTTGAGCGCGTCACGGCCCAGAAGGCGACACCGAGCATCGACAGTTGAGCGAGATGGCCGACGGCGCCAATCCAACCCGGAATGCCGAAGGGGGCAAAGAAGAGCGGCAACACGTTCATGGCTTCGGCGCCAAGATTGACCAGACCGAAGAGGCCCAGCGGCAGACCGGCGGCAACCAGGAACGATAGCGCATCGCGATAGGGATGGGCGTGGGCGCGCTGGCCGGACTGGACTGTGTTGATCGTTGCAGTGGTGGCCATTTGAGCGGCTCCCGTTCTTCTAGACGCTGAACCAACTGCCCGAATGGAGATCGGGTTCCGCAAGCGTCAACGCGGCGTGGTCAACATCGCTCTTGCCGTGACTGACGTCCCCACCTATTCGGATGGTAAGATTTCGTTAGGAGATTTTGGTCTGATGGCGGACGCAGAAGACGAACGCATTGAAGCACTCGAAGCGCGAATTGCCTATCAAGATCAGACGATTGAGGAGCTCAACCAGTCGATCACCGAGCAGTGGAAGATTATCGATCTTCTCACCAAAAAGCTTTCGACGCTCGAAGAACAGGTGCGTTCCGGCAGCTACATCGCCGACCCGGCAAGCGAGAAACCACCCCCGCATTACTAGCTGCAAGTTTTCGTGATGAAACCACTTGACAGGTGCCGAGTTCTTCGGTCGCAGCAACATGCTGCGCCCTCCAAAGTGGTCCCGGCCCTGCCCCCCCCCGGCCGGGACCAGGCTTTGGAAACAACAAGGCCCGCGTGAGCGGGCCTTTTGCATTTCAGGTGTGTCGAGCGGGCTAGTGGCCCAGCGCCTTGACGATGTCTTCGGTCATCTTCTTGGCGTCACCAAACAGCATCATGGTGTTGTCGCGATAGAAGAGTTCGTTCTGGACGCCAGCGTAACCAGCGGCCATGCCGCGCTTGATGAAGAGCACCGTGCCGGCATCTTCGACGTTCAAAACTGGCATGCCGTAGATCGGCGAGCTCTTGTCGGTCTTGGCCGAGGGGTTGGTGACGTCATTGGCGCCAATGACGAAGGCCACGTCCGACTGGGCGAATTCGGAGTTGATGTCTTCGAGCTCGAACACTTCGTCATAGGGCACGTTGGCTTCGGCGAGGAGCACGTTCATGTGCCCCGGCATGCGGCCGGCCACGGGATGGATGGCGTATTTGACTTCGACACCGGCGGCCTTGAGTAGATCGGCCATTTCGCGCAAAGCGTGCTGGGCCTGGGCGACGGCCATGCCGTAGCCGGGCACGATGATGACCTTGCCGGCATTCTTCATCAGGAACGCAGCATCGTCTGCGGCGCCCTGCTTGACCGGACGGTCGTCTTCGACGCCACCGGCAGCAGACGACGTGTCGCCGCCAAAGCCACCCAGGATGACCGAGATGAACGAGCGGTTCATCGCCTTGCACATGATGTAGCTCAGGATGGCGCCCGAGGAGCCGACCAGCGCGCCGGTGATGATCAGCGCAGTGTTGCCGAGGGTGAAGCCGATGCCTGCCGCGGCCCAACCGGAATAGGAGTTGAGCATCGAAACGACCACCGGCATGTCGGCGCCGCCGATCGGAATGATCATCAGCCCGCCCAGGATCAGGGCAAGGATGGTGATGGCCCAGAACAGCCAGGGATCGGCAGAGACGGTAAAGGCCCAGACTAGCGCGATGATGGCGACGCCCAGCGCGATGTGAATGAAGTGGCGGAAGGGCAGGATGATCGGCTTGCCGCTCATATTGCCGTTGAGCTTGGCGAAGGCGATGACCGAACCGGTGAAGGTGAAGGCGCCGATGGCGACGCCGATCGACATTTCGACCAGCGCCTGGGCGTGGATGGCGCCGGGCACGCCGATGCCGAAGGCTTCAGGCGCATAAAGCGCCGCTGCGGCCACGAAAACAGCAGCCAGACCAACCAGCGAGTGGAAGGCGGCAACCAGCTGCGGCATGTCGGTCATCTTGACCGTGCGCGCCATGTAAGCGCCGATGGCGCCGCCAAGACCGAGGCCGGCAATGATCAGCAGCCAGCTCAGCCAGTCGCTGGGCGAAGCGACCAGGAGGGTGGTGACGATGGCTATGCCCATGCCGACCATGCCGAAGGTATTGCCGCGGCTGGCGGTGCGAGGGCTCGAGAGGCCGCGCAGGGCGAGAATAAAGAGAACGCCCGAGATCAGGTAGAGAAGGGCGGCGATATTTGCGTCGATCATCGTGATCAACCCTTCTTCTTGTACATGGCGAGCATGCGCTGAGTCACGAGGAACCCGCCGAAGATGTTCACCGAAGCAAAGACCAGCGCGATGAAGCCGAAGAGCTTGGAAGCCCAGCCGGCGTCATTGACCGAATGGACGCCGACGGCAAGGAGCGCGCCGACGACGATGACCGAGGAAATGGCGTTGGTGACGCTCATCAGCGGCGTGTGGAGGGCAGGGGTCACGCCCCAAACCACGAAATAGCCGACAAAGATGGCCAGGACGAAGATGGCAAGGCGGAAGGTGAAGGGGTCGATGGCGCCGCCGATCGCCCCATGGGCGATGGCCGTGGCAAGATCCGCCGTGGTGTTTGCAGTTGTTTCCATCTTAGTTGCCCTCCTCCGGAGCGACAGGCTTCTTTACGGCAGGCTTGCGGGCCGCCGGCTTCTTGACGATGGTTGGGCTCGCGGCTGCCGCCGTGTCGATCACTGCATCTGCCCTTCGGGTCGCAGCGCGCTTGCGCGGGGTAACCGAAGCCGGTTCAGCCCCATCGGGGATGGACTGCTCGACTCCGGGCTCGGCCTTTTTTGGCGTATCGGCCATGGCCGGTACATCCGCCTTCTTGGCCGATGCGCGGCGCACTGCCGGACGAGCGGCAACCGGCTCTGTGGCAACTGCTGCGGTTACTGGGGCTGCGACGGGGGTAACGACCGGCGCTGCGGCGGCCTGCTGGAAGTTGGGATGCACAACGGCCCCGTCGCGGGTCAGAACGGTGGCCTTGACCAGTTCGTCGTCCCAGTTGACCGCGAGTTTCTTTTCCTTGGCGTCGATCAGCGTCGTGATGAAGGCAAGGATATTGCGGGCATAGAGCTGGCTGGCGGTGGTCGGGATGCGACCCTGCACATTGGTGTAGCCGACAATGATCACGCCATTATGGTCGACGACCTTGCCGGGTTGGGTCAGCTCGACATTGCCGCCGCGTTCGGCCGCGAGGTCGACGATCACCGAACCGGGCGCCATGGACTCGACCATTTCGCGGGTGATTAGGCGCGGCGCGGGGCGGCCTGGAATCAATGCGGTGGTGATGACGATGTCTTGCTTGGCGATGTGCGAAGCGGTGAGCTCGGCCTGTTTGGCCTGATATTCGGCGCTCATCTGCTTGGCATAGCCGCCTGCGGTTTCGGCCTGCTTGAACTCTTCGTCCTCGACGGCGATGAACTTGCCGCCCAAGGACTCGACTTGTTCCTTGGCTGCAGGGCGCACGTCGGTCGCCGAAACAACGGCGCCGAGACGCTTGGCGGTGGCGATGGCCTGGAGACCGGCAACGCCGGCGCCCATGACGAAGGCCTTGGCCGGGCGGACGGTACCCGCAGCAGTCATCATCATCGGCATGGCGCGTTCGAAAACGGCTGCCGCTTCGATGACGGCCTGATAGCCGGCAAGGTTGGCTTGGGAGGAAAGGATATCCATGACCTGGGCGCGGGTGATGCGCGGCATGAATTCCATGACCATGGCGGTGACGCCGGTCTGGGCCAAGGCGGCAACATCGGCTTCGTTGCCATAGGGATCGAGCGCGCCGATCACCAGTGCGCCGGGATTGACGCCGGTCAGTGTGGACGCTGAGGGACGGCGGACGCAGAGGACGATGTCGGCGCCTTGAACGGCAATGGCGACGGTCGGGCTGATGGTCGCACCGGCGGCAACGAACTGGTCGTCGCCGATCCGGGAGCCGAGACCAGCGCCTTCTTCGACACTGACCGTGGCGCCGAGGCCAATGAACTTGCCCACGGTTTCGGGGGTGGCGGCAACGCGGCTTTCACCCTCCGCCCGTTCGCGCAAAACGGCGATCTTCATGAAAACTCTCCTACCCGCCTGTCCACGGACAGGCTCGTTTCAACCAGCCCGATAATTGGTCCCGCTCAGGGCTGGACGACGAAGTAAAGCACCACCATGAAAGCGGCGAGGCCGTAAACGGTCCACTTCACGCCAGTCACGAAGCCCGAATAGGTTTTTTCGTGCTGCGCGTAATCCATAAAGGATTCCTGTACCGGAGCGGGGTGGGGATCGGTGGGGTGCTGAGTAGCCATCAGGTCCTCGAAGGCATAGTCGTCAAAAGGTGGTAAGCCGAAAGTCGTACGTCCCTCAGGGAGACGTTGCTTCCAGCTCGTCGATAAGGCGCTCGATCATGGAAAGGCCGAGCGACCAGAATTGAGGATCTTTGGCATCGAGTCCGAAGGGCGCCAAAAGCTCGGAATGATGCTTGCTTCCCCCGGCTTTGAGCAGCTCGAAATAGCGCTCCGCAAAGCCTTCACTGGCTTTTTCATACTGAGCATAAAGCGAGTTCACAAGGCAATCGCCAAAGGCATAGGCGTAGACATAGAAGGGCGAGTGGATGAAGTGCGGAATATAGGTCCAGAACACTTCATAGCCGTCGTTTGAGGCGACGCCTTCGCCCAGCGATTCCCGCTGCACATCGAGCCAGATCTGGTTGATCTCCTCTGCCCGCAACTCGCCCTGCCGGCGGGCGGTGTGGACGCGGCGCTCGAAGGTGTAGAAGGCGATTTGCCGCACCACTGTGTTGAGCATGTCCTCGACCTTGGAGGACAGAAGCGCAAAGCGCTGCTTGGGGTCGGTGGTGTTGTCGAGGAGCGAGCGGAAGGTCAGCATCTCGCCAAAGACCGAAGCGGTTTCAGCAAGGGTCAGCGGCGTATTGGCGAGGATCGGCCCTTGCGCGGCGGCGAGGCGCTGGTGGACGCCATGGCCCAGTTCGTGCGCCAAGGTCATGATGTCCCGCGTGCGTCCGAGATAGTTCAGCATCAGATAGGGATGGGCGCTGGGCACGGTCGGATGCGCAAAGGCGCCCGAAAGCTTGCCGTTGCCGGTGGGTGCGTCGATCCAGCCGGAGTTGAAGAAGGGCCGGGCGACGTCGGCCAGTTCGGGCGAGAAGCGGCCATAGGCGTCGAGCACGGTGGTGACGGCGGTGTCCCAGTCCCAGATGCGCTCGTCGCTGGTCGGCAGCGGCGCATTGCGGTCCCAGGCATTGAGCTTGTCCTTGCCGAACCAACGGGCCTTCATCTTGTAGTAGCGATGCGAGAGACGCGGATAGGCTTCTTCGACTGCCTTTTGCAGCGCATCGACGACTTCGCGTTCCACCGAATTGGCCATATGGCGGCTGTCGGCAATGTCTTCGTAGCCACGCCAGCGGTCGGAGATTTCCTTGTCCTTGGCCAGCACATTGGTGATGTGTGTGAAGAGCCGCACATTGGCTTTGAAGGTTTTTGCCAGTGCCTCGAACGCCGCTTGCCGCTGTGTCTCGTCGCGTTCGGAAAGCAAATGCAAGGTCGATTCCAGGTTCAGCGTCTCGCCGTTGACCTCGAATTCGAGGCCCGACAGCGTTTCGTCGAAGAGCCGGTTCCAGGCCGAATAGGCGGTTACCGACTTGTCGTGGAACAGCTCTTCGAGCTTGTCGTCGAGCTGGTAGGGCTTGGCCTTGCGCAGTTCGGCGAACCAGGTCTTGTAGCGCGCCAGTTCCGGATCGGCTGCGATCGCGGCATCGAGTTCGGCATCGCCGATGCGGTTGAGTTCGAGTTCGAAGAACAGAACCTTGGTGGACAGCGAGGTCAGCGCCTCGTTGGTGTCGCCCATGAACTTGGCGCGGTCTGGATCGGTCGACTTCTGCGCATATTGGAGAAACGAGAAGGAGCCGATGCGGCCGGTGAGGTCGCCGAGGACTTCGCTGTCCTTGATGGCGTCGACGAGTTTGCCGGAGGCGGTCAGGTCGGCCAGCTTGCCTTTGTATTTGGCCTCGAACTGCGTTGCGAGGCTTTTGGCTTCGTCCAATGCGGCCTTGAACTCGGCGCTGTCCTTGTCCGGATAAAGATCGGTGAGGTCCCAGACCGGCAGGTTGCCGAATTGGTTATGGCCCTTTTGCGCTGCGGCTGCGGACATATTCGCGTCTCCGGAAATCATTTGCGGCGGACCTTAGCCAGCG includes:
- a CDS encoding alpha/beta hydrolase; the protein is MKLLRRGLVALVLLLVVAYAGIVGYMFVNQRALQYDATGDVTALTSTLLSGAEQVAINTGESVVNGWYQAPRAGMPLIVYYKGNSQSFSAEHERFEQFVADGYGFLAFDYRGFPASPGDISEANVLEDALAAFDFAATKNVPLLIWGRSLGSGPATYVASQRDAKALLLETPFLSAVTVAGERYPFLPVTMVMQDQYRNDEWIADVAEPVLVAHGTGDTTIDVSNGERLYALASNKDELWIVPGAGHSDLWDAGIWAHAKPFFERALAQ
- a CDS encoding DsbA family oxidoreductase; the protein is MTKQLKIDVFTDVVCPWCLVGSARLDQALAALPDDVDVIFENHPFYLDPNVPPEGVDVGQMLKEKYGKEPSEMWERVEGEARKAGIDLDLSQQPRMFNTAKAHTITRLSKANGNQHELANAIADAYFLEHRQINDDNVLADIAVEFGWDRGDALDAINDENELSITAELATSAAQQGIRGVPFFVFGEKYALSGAQPDEVFKQALDKTISEL
- a CDS encoding SlyX family protein is translated as MEIGFRKRQRGVVNIALAVTDVPTYSDGKISLGDFGLMADAEDERIEALEARIAYQDQTIEELNQSITEQWKIIDLLTKKLSTLEEQVRSGSYIADPASEKPPPHY
- a CDS encoding NAD(P)(+) transhydrogenase (Re/Si-specific) subunit beta — protein: MDANIAALLYLISGVLFILALRGLSSPRTASRGNTFGMVGMGIAIVTTLLVASPSDWLSWLLIIAGLGLGGAIGAYMARTVKMTDMPQLVAAFHSLVGLAAVFVAAAALYAPEAFGIGVPGAIHAQALVEMSIGVAIGAFTFTGSVIAFAKLNGNMSGKPIILPFRHFIHIALGVAIIALVWAFTVSADPWLFWAITILALILGGLMIIPIGGADMPVVVSMLNSYSGWAAAGIGFTLGNTALIITGALVGSSGAILSYIMCKAMNRSFISVILGGFGGDTSSAAGGVEDDRPVKQGAADDAAFLMKNAGKVIIVPGYGMAVAQAQHALREMADLLKAAGVEVKYAIHPVAGRMPGHMNVLLAEANVPYDEVFELEDINSEFAQSDVAFVIGANDVTNPSAKTDKSSPIYGMPVLNVEDAGTVLFIKRGMAAGYAGVQNELFYRDNTMMLFGDAKKMTEDIVKALGH
- a CDS encoding proton-translocating transhydrogenase family protein codes for the protein METTANTTADLATAIAHGAIGGAIDPFTFRLAIFVLAIFVGYFVVWGVTPALHTPLMSVTNAISSVIVVGALLAVGVHSVNDAGWASKLFGFIALVFASVNIFGGFLVTQRMLAMYKKKG
- a CDS encoding Re/Si-specific NAD(P)(+) transhydrogenase subunit alpha; translation: MKIAVLRERAEGESRVAATPETVGKFIGLGATVSVEEGAGLGSRIGDDQFVAAGATISPTVAIAVQGADIVLCVRRPSASTLTGVNPGALVIGALDPYGNEADVAALAQTGVTAMVMEFMPRITRAQVMDILSSQANLAGYQAVIEAAAVFERAMPMMMTAAGTVRPAKAFVMGAGVAGLQAIATAKRLGAVVSATDVRPAAKEQVESLGGKFIAVEDEEFKQAETAGGYAKQMSAEYQAKQAELTASHIAKQDIVITTALIPGRPAPRLITREMVESMAPGSVIVDLAAERGGNVELTQPGKVVDHNGVIIVGYTNVQGRIPTTASQLYARNILAFITTLIDAKEKKLAVNWDDELVKATVLTRDGAVVHPNFQQAAAAPVVTPVAAPVTAAVATEPVAARPAVRRASAKKADVPAMADTPKKAEPGVEQSIPDGAEPASVTPRKRAATRRADAVIDTAAAASPTIVKKPAARKPAVKKPVAPEEGN
- a CDS encoding aa3-type cytochrome c oxidase subunit IV produces the protein MATQHPTDPHPAPVQESFMDYAQHEKTYSGFVTGVKWTVYGLAAFMVVLYFVVQP
- a CDS encoding M3 family oligoendopeptidase codes for the protein MISGDANMSAAAAQKGHNQFGNLPVWDLTDLYPDKDSAEFKAALDEAKSLATQFEAKYKGKLADLTASGKLVDAIKDSEVLGDLTGRIGSFSFLQYAQKSTDPDRAKFMGDTNEALTSLSTKVLFFELELNRIGDAELDAAIAADPELARYKTWFAELRKAKPYQLDDKLEELFHDKSVTAYSAWNRLFDETLSGLEFEVNGETLNLESTLHLLSERDETQRQAAFEALAKTFKANVRLFTHITNVLAKDKEISDRWRGYEDIADSRHMANSVEREVVDALQKAVEEAYPRLSHRYYKMKARWFGKDKLNAWDRNAPLPTSDERIWDWDTAVTTVLDAYGRFSPELADVARPFFNSGWIDAPTGNGKLSGAFAHPTVPSAHPYLMLNYLGRTRDIMTLAHELGHGVHQRLAAAQGPILANTPLTLAETASVFGEMLTFRSLLDNTTDPKQRFALLSSKVEDMLNTVVRQIAFYTFERRVHTARRQGELRAEEINQIWLDVQRESLGEGVASNDGYEVFWTYIPHFIHSPFYVYAYAFGDCLVNSLYAQYEKASEGFAERYFELLKAGGSKHHSELLAPFGLDAKDPQFWSLGLSMIERLIDELEATSP